The nucleotide window GGTGACCGTGCCGACCAGGCCTACACAGGTCTCGAAGGGTACGGCCAGGACTAACGTGGTTCCGGTTATTCGTGGCGAGGTCACAGCACAGCCAAAATGCGTTACCCGCTGTTCTCCTCGTGCCGATGCTCGTCCAGGTGCGTGACGAGGACGGAACAGTGTGCGTGTGCGGCGACGGCGGAGCTGACTGAGCCAAGGAGCAGTCCGGAGAACCCTCCTTTGCCGCGGCAGCCAACTACCAGCAGCTCGGCTCCGCGGCTGGCTTCCAGCAGGGCATGGGCTGGCTGGCCCTGGGCCACGGTTTTCCCGATGTCGGCGGGGCCGTCCTGCCCGAACGCCGTGGCCAGGGCATTGTCGAGAATTTCGGCGGCGTCCTGGCCGGGGTTCCATTCCATCACGGGATAGGCGCTGAGCATCAACGGATAGCCAGGCCGTGACGGCGTGCATCCGGGCGCCGACAGCTCCGCGTAGCGCCGTGCTTCCTTTAAGCCGTGGATGGAATGCTCGGATCCATCCACGGGCACCACAATCCGGCCGTTCTGGTCCGTGTGGTTCATGATGTTCCCTTCCGTTGTTCTGCCGCTGCGATGACGGGGATGGTTTTCAGGACGGTGTCGGGGTTCAGCGAGAGGGAGTCGATCCCTTGGCCGACCAGGAAGGCGGCGAAATCCGGGTGGTTGCTGGGGCCCTGGCCGCAGATGCCGATCTTGATGCCGCCGGCGTGGGCTTTGGTGATGACGTCGCTGATCATCCGTGTCACGGCTGCGTCGCGTTCGTCGAACAGGGATGCCAGCAGGGCGGAGTCCCGGTCGACGCCGAGCACCAGCTGGGTCAGGTCGTTGGAACCGATGGAGAACCCGTCGAAGCGGGCAGCGAATTCTTCTGCGAGGACAACGTTGGAGGGGATCTCGCACATCATGTAGACCTGCAGTCCGTTCTCCCCCCGCACCAGGCCGTTCCCGGCCATGGCTTCGAGCACCCGGTCAGCCTCGACAGGTGTGCGGCAGAAAGGAACCATGATGATGACGTTGGTGAAGCCGATGTGCTCACGCACCCGTTTGAGCGCGCGACATTCGAGTGCGAAGCCTTCACGGTAGCGGTCGCTGTAGTACCGGGAAGCTCCCCGGAACCCGAGCATGGGATTCTCTTCCGGTTCTTCGAAAGCCTCACCGCCGATCAGGTGGGCGTATTCGTTAGTTTTGAAGTCACTGAGCCGGACGATCACCGGGTGCGGATAGTAGGGGGCACTAAGTTTGGCCAGCCCCGCCGCGAGCGTGCGGACGAAGTACTCGCCCGGGTCTCGGAAACCCTGGGTTAGTTCGCGGATCTGTTGGGCTTGCTTCCGGTCGGTGACCCGTTCGGGATGGACGAGGGCCATGGGGTGGACACGGATCAGGTCGTTGATGATGAACTCCATACGGGCCAGGCCCACGCCGCTAACTGGCAGCCGCCACCACTTGAACGCGGCGGCAGGGCTGGCCACGTTGACCAGGATGCTCGTCCCGGTCGGGGGCAGGGCCTGAAGGTCGATGTCCTCGGTCTCGTATTCCAACGTCCCGTCGTAGACATGGCCTTCATCGCCTTCGGCGCAGGAGAGCGTCAGCATTTGTCCGTCGGTAATGGATTCCATGGCGTTGCCCGTGCCGACGATGGCCGGGACGCCCAGTTCACGGCTGACGATGGCTGCATGGCTGGTTGTGCCGCCGTGTTCGGTGATGATCCCGGCGGCCCGTTGCATCACCGGAACCCAGTCCGGGTCAGTCATCTCGGTCACCAGGATGGACCCGTCCCGGAACCGGTCGATGTCCGAGACATGGCGGATGACGCAGGCGGGGCCGATAGCAATCGAATCCCCTATCGCGGCCCCCGTGGCCAAGACGGGTCCCGTCCGCAGGAGGCGTTGGGTGGTGAACCGGGTTGCGCTCCTGCCGGCCTGGACGGTTTCGGGGCGGGCCTGGACGATGAACAGTTCGCTGCTGTGCCCGTCTTTGGCCCATTCCATATCCATCGGGCAGCCATAATGCTGCTCGATGGCCGCGGCCCACCGTCCCAACTGCAAGATTTCGCCCTCGTTCAGTACCAGCGCGCGCCGTTCGCGCCTGGTGGTGTCGACCAGTCTGGTACGTGCTGTGCCGCCTTGCCCGTAGATCAGTTTCCGTTCCTTGGCACCCCTTGTGGTTTCAATGACCGGGAAGCATCCCGGGATTTGCAGGAGCGGTTTGAAAACTAGGTACTTATCCGGATTCACGCTGCCCTGGACGACGGTTTCCCCCAAGCCCCATGCCGCGCTGATGACGACCGCGTCCGGGAACCCTGTCTCCGTTTCGAGCGAAAACATCACTCCGGAGGCTCCGAGGTCTGACCTGACCATCCGCTGCACACCGATGGACAGCGCAACGTCGAGGTCATCGAATCCCTTCATGGCACGGTAACTGATGGCCCTGTCCGTGAACAGCGACGCGAAGCAGCGCCGGCAGGCGTCCAGCAATGCCTGGTCGCCGGCAACGTTGAGAAAGGTTTCCTGCTGGCCGGCGAAACTTGCATCCGGAAGGTCCTCCGCCGTCGCGCTGCTGCGCACGGCAACCGGAAGGTCCCGTACTGCCGTCCGGGTGCAGAGAGAATGGTAGAACCGGACAATGGTTGCGGCCACTTCTTCGGGGAATTCTCCGGCCAGAAACGATTCCCGGACTGCATGTCCGGCCTCACTCAGCGGCATCCCGCCGGCCCGGTAGCTGCCGA belongs to Arthrobacter crystallopoietes and includes:
- the ppsA gene encoding phosphoenolpyruvate synthase gives rise to the protein MEQYAAWFEETGLGDVPLVGGKNASLGEMVRNLAGEGIRVPEGFATTARAYRDYVEANAITDTIRDRIGSYRAGGMPLSEAGHAVRESFLAGEFPEEVAATIVRFYHSLCTRTAVRDLPVAVRSSATAEDLPDASFAGQQETFLNVAGDQALLDACRRCFASLFTDRAISYRAMKGFDDLDVALSIGVQRMVRSDLGASGVMFSLETETGFPDAVVISAAWGLGETVVQGSVNPDKYLVFKPLLQIPGCFPVIETTRGAKERKLIYGQGGTARTRLVDTTRRERRALVLNEGEILQLGRWAAAIEQHYGCPMDMEWAKDGHSSELFIVQARPETVQAGRSATRFTTQRLLRTGPVLATGAAIGDSIAIGPACVIRHVSDIDRFRDGSILVTEMTDPDWVPVMQRAAGIITEHGGTTSHAAIVSRELGVPAIVGTGNAMESITDGQMLTLSCAEGDEGHVYDGTLEYETEDIDLQALPPTGTSILVNVASPAAAFKWWRLPVSGVGLARMEFIINDLIRVHPMALVHPERVTDRKQAQQIRELTQGFRDPGEYFVRTLAAGLAKLSAPYYPHPVIVRLSDFKTNEYAHLIGGEAFEEPEENPMLGFRGASRYYSDRYREGFALECRALKRVREHIGFTNVIIMVPFCRTPVEADRVLEAMAGNGLVRGENGLQVYMMCEIPSNVVLAEEFAARFDGFSIGSNDLTQLVLGVDRDSALLASLFDERDAAVTRMISDVITKAHAGGIKIGICGQGPSNHPDFAAFLVGQGIDSLSLNPDTVLKTIPVIAAAEQRKGTS
- a CDS encoding universal stress protein, with the translated sequence MNHTDQNGRIVVPVDGSEHSIHGLKEARRYAELSAPGCTPSRPGYPLMLSAYPVMEWNPGQDAAEILDNALATAFGQDGPADIGKTVAQGQPAHALLEASRGAELLVVGCRGKGGFSGLLLGSVSSAVAAHAHCSVLVTHLDEHRHEENSG